A single Streptomyces sp. 2114.4 DNA region contains:
- a CDS encoding transporter substrate-binding domain-containing protein, whose translation MTTHAPGGTSRRCCSSSRTVPLTALLALAALTATACGTSQPPSLFANGRASVGTKNDQPGTGVVHVYKFSGFDITVARQVLKAVGAEPDFGIVPSEDRSTVLTEKKKDLVAATFSITADRMKKLDFAGPYASTFQGIMVRKNDNRIHKPEDLVGKRVCTWPGTTSFTTLDSPAYRRIQLYQAPDASSCIRDLKETKFADAVSTDQMILYGFTQENRDLKVVPGLTYGSANRYGIAMAKGHRQDCLKLRDALRDYVTDNTWNQDFSTSLWSIPKADPRWESNYKPSVESIDSLSCHDEPQT comes from the coding sequence ATGACCACTCACGCACCCGGAGGCACGAGCCGCCGCTGTTGCAGCAGCAGCCGCACCGTCCCGCTCACGGCACTCCTCGCCCTCGCCGCACTGACCGCCACCGCCTGCGGCACCTCGCAGCCTCCCTCGCTCTTCGCGAACGGCAGGGCATCGGTCGGCACGAAGAACGATCAGCCGGGCACCGGCGTCGTCCACGTCTACAAGTTCTCCGGCTTCGACATCACCGTCGCCCGACAGGTCCTCAAAGCGGTCGGCGCCGAGCCGGACTTCGGGATCGTGCCGTCGGAGGACCGCAGCACGGTGCTCACCGAGAAGAAGAAAGACCTGGTCGCCGCGACGTTCTCGATCACCGCCGACCGTATGAAGAAGCTGGACTTCGCCGGACCGTACGCCTCCACCTTCCAGGGGATCATGGTCCGCAAGAACGACAACCGCATCCACAAGCCCGAAGACCTCGTCGGCAAGCGCGTCTGCACCTGGCCCGGGACGACCTCCTTCACGACACTGGACAGCCCGGCGTACCGCCGGATCCAGCTCTACCAGGCCCCGGATGCCTCCAGCTGCATCAGGGACCTCAAGGAGACGAAGTTCGCCGACGCGGTCTCCACCGACCAGATGATCCTCTACGGCTTCACCCAGGAGAACCGGGATCTCAAGGTCGTCCCGGGCCTCACCTACGGCTCCGCCAACCGCTACGGCATCGCCATGGCCAAGGGCCACCGCCAGGACTGCCTGAAGCTGCGTGACGCCTTGCGGGACTACGTCACCGACAACACCTGGAACCAGGACTTCTCCACGTCCCTCTGGTCCATTCCCAAGGCCGACCCCCGATGGGAGAGCAACTACAAGCCGAGCGTCGAGTCGATCGACTCCCTCTCGTGCCACGACGAGCCCCAGACCTGA
- a CDS encoding Cmx/CmrA family chloramphenicol efflux MFS transporter, whose protein sequence is MPAPSDRARLPIAVYILGLSVFALGTSEFMLSGILQPLARDLHVSIPQAGLLVSAFAIGMVVGAPVLAAATLRLPRRTTLIALLAAFGLGQVAGALAPSYGVLFVSRVVSALACAGFWAVGAAVAVSLVPVTARARAMAVMVGGLSIANIAGVPAGALLGQHAGWRAAFWAVAGLAAIGLLGVVALVPRTAVPTGDDRPQLRRELAIYKDKQVWLALTATALNGAAVFALFSYLSPLLTDTAGLAESWVPTVLALFGVGALIGTFIGGRIADAHLFGTLFGGISASTVVLAVLALTAHSPAAAVALSLMLGVTAFTTAPALNARMFNVANAAPTLAGATTTAAFNIGNTLGPWLGGLAIGAGWGYPSVAWTGAALAAAAVVTTALAFRIHHATSRSRVIASSTAGAPATAAHKTAKAGDPAGRH, encoded by the coding sequence ATGCCAGCACCGTCCGACCGCGCCCGCCTGCCCATAGCCGTGTACATCCTCGGCCTGTCCGTCTTCGCTCTCGGCACGTCCGAGTTCATGCTCTCCGGCATCCTCCAGCCGCTCGCCCGCGACCTCCACGTCTCGATTCCGCAGGCCGGGCTCCTGGTCTCCGCCTTCGCGATCGGCATGGTGGTCGGCGCCCCGGTCCTCGCCGCCGCAACGCTCCGCCTTCCGCGCCGGACGACCCTGATCGCACTGCTCGCGGCCTTCGGCCTGGGCCAGGTGGCAGGCGCGCTGGCACCCTCCTACGGCGTGCTGTTCGTCTCCCGTGTCGTGAGCGCGCTCGCCTGCGCCGGCTTCTGGGCCGTCGGCGCGGCCGTCGCCGTCTCGCTGGTACCGGTGACCGCACGGGCCCGCGCGATGGCGGTGATGGTCGGCGGCCTGAGCATCGCCAATATCGCGGGCGTCCCGGCCGGCGCGCTGCTCGGGCAGCACGCCGGCTGGCGCGCCGCGTTCTGGGCGGTGGCCGGCCTGGCCGCGATCGGCCTGCTCGGCGTGGTCGCGCTGGTGCCGCGTACGGCCGTGCCCACCGGCGACGACCGCCCGCAGCTCCGTCGCGAGCTGGCCATCTACAAGGACAAGCAGGTCTGGCTGGCGCTGACCGCCACGGCGCTGAACGGCGCCGCGGTCTTCGCGCTCTTCTCGTACCTCTCGCCGCTGCTGACCGACACCGCAGGCCTCGCCGAGAGCTGGGTGCCGACGGTGCTCGCGCTGTTCGGCGTCGGCGCACTGATCGGTACGTTCATCGGCGGCCGGATCGCCGACGCACACCTCTTCGGGACGCTCTTCGGCGGCATCAGCGCCTCCACGGTCGTGCTGGCCGTCCTGGCGCTGACCGCGCACAGCCCGGCCGCCGCCGTCGCGCTCTCGCTGATGCTCGGAGTGACCGCGTTCACCACGGCCCCGGCGCTCAACGCCCGGATGTTCAACGTGGCGAACGCCGCGCCGACCCTGGCCGGCGCCACCACCACCGCCGCCTTCAACATCGGCAACACCCTCGGTCCCTGGCTCGGCGGCCTGGCCATCGGCGCGGGCTGGGGCTACCCGTCCGTCGCCTGGACCGGCGCCGCGCTGGCCGCGGCGGCCGTCGTCACCACCGCCCTCGCCTTCCGGATCCACCACGCGACAAGCCGCTCCCGGGTGATCGCCTCCTCAACAGCCGGCGCCCCCGCAACAGCGGCACACAAGACAGCGAAGGCCGGGGACCCGGCAGGGCGGCACTGA
- a CDS encoding AAA family ATPase has translation MPATPDPLQREKSHLAASRAALRAMREDAEALNIADVTANWVNAEVLQGEIDARIKALADLSHTPLFFGRLDYLHAPGLELAEGAAGENFYIGRRHVHDADGDPMVIDWRAPVSQPFYRASKKDPMDLRLRRRFGYTAGELTAYEDEHLTDPAEAERTSRLLQTEIERPRVGPMRDIVATIQPEQDEIVRAGIGGSVCVQGAPGTGKTAVGLHRVAYLLYAHRERLARTGTLVIGPNRSFLHYIEQVLPALGELEVKQATVDDLVGHVEVRGTDEAAAAAVKGDARMAEVLRRAVRSHITMPQEPCVVVRGSRRWRVPAYELEELVQELMDRDIRYGAAREALPQRIAHAVLVRMEQAGEAPDDRVQDAVARNPAVKAAVKAVWPPVDPAKLVLRLLGDAEFLAGQAEGILTPEEQKTILWTKPARSVKSAKWSSADAVLIDEAMDLVARTHSLGHVVLDEAQDLSPMQYRAVGRRCTTGSATILGDIAQGTTPWATHTWEEALAHLGKPGAAVEELTQGFRVPREVIAYASRLLPAIAPDLTEATSIRESAGDFEIRPVDPAELTAATLAACDDALTKEGSVGLIAAEARIPTLRTALEAAGTVCLAPGEETSATARLTLVPATLAKGLEYDYVVLEEPAAIVDGEPDERTGLRRLYVCLTRPVSGLTVVHGAALPEALTGP, from the coding sequence GTGCCCGCCACCCCTGACCCCCTCCAGCGCGAAAAGTCCCACCTGGCCGCCTCCCGCGCGGCCCTGCGCGCCATGCGCGAGGACGCCGAGGCGCTGAACATCGCCGACGTCACCGCGAACTGGGTCAACGCCGAAGTCCTCCAGGGCGAGATCGACGCCCGGATCAAGGCCCTCGCCGACCTCTCCCACACCCCGCTCTTCTTCGGCCGCCTCGACTATCTCCACGCCCCCGGACTGGAGCTCGCCGAGGGAGCCGCGGGAGAGAACTTCTACATCGGGCGGCGGCACGTCCACGACGCCGACGGCGACCCCATGGTCATCGACTGGCGGGCGCCCGTATCCCAGCCGTTCTACCGGGCCTCCAAAAAGGACCCGATGGACCTCAGGCTGCGCCGCCGTTTCGGTTACACGGCGGGCGAGTTGACCGCCTACGAGGACGAACACCTCACCGACCCCGCGGAGGCGGAACGGACCAGCCGGCTCCTCCAGACCGAGATCGAGCGCCCGCGCGTCGGCCCCATGCGGGACATCGTCGCCACGATCCAGCCGGAGCAGGACGAGATCGTGCGCGCCGGCATCGGCGGCTCGGTCTGCGTACAGGGTGCGCCGGGCACCGGGAAGACGGCGGTCGGCCTGCACCGTGTCGCGTATCTGCTGTACGCGCACCGCGAGCGGCTGGCCCGGACCGGCACCCTCGTCATCGGCCCGAACCGCTCGTTCCTCCACTACATCGAGCAGGTGCTGCCGGCCCTCGGTGAGCTGGAGGTCAAGCAGGCCACGGTCGACGACCTGGTCGGTCATGTGGAGGTACGCGGCACGGACGAGGCGGCCGCCGCGGCGGTCAAGGGCGACGCGCGCATGGCGGAGGTGCTGCGGCGGGCGGTCCGCTCGCACATCACCATGCCCCAGGAGCCCTGCGTGGTCGTCCGCGGCTCCCGCCGCTGGCGCGTACCGGCCTACGAACTCGAAGAGCTCGTACAGGAGTTGATGGACCGGGACATCCGCTACGGTGCCGCCCGCGAGGCGCTGCCGCAGCGGATCGCGCACGCCGTGCTGGTCCGGATGGAGCAGGCGGGCGAGGCCCCGGACGACCGGGTGCAGGACGCGGTGGCCCGTAACCCCGCCGTGAAAGCCGCGGTCAAGGCGGTCTGGCCGCCGGTCGACCCGGCAAAGCTGGTGCTGCGGCTGCTGGGCGACGCGGAGTTCCTGGCCGGGCAGGCCGAGGGAATCCTGACGCCCGAGGAGCAGAAGACGATCCTGTGGACCAAACCGGCCCGCAGCGTGAAGAGCGCCAAGTGGTCGTCCGCGGACGCGGTGTTGATCGACGAGGCGATGGACCTGGTCGCGCGCACCCACTCCCTCGGCCATGTGGTCCTCGACGAGGCGCAGGACCTCTCCCCCATGCAGTACCGCGCGGTCGGCCGCCGCTGCACGACGGGCTCCGCGACCATCCTCGGCGATATCGCCCAGGGCACCACCCCCTGGGCCACCCACACCTGGGAAGAGGCGCTGGCCCACCTGGGCAAGCCCGGTGCGGCCGTCGAGGAACTCACCCAGGGCTTCCGCGTACCGCGCGAGGTCATCGCGTACGCGTCCCGGCTGCTGCCCGCCATCGCCCCCGATCTGACGGAGGCCACCTCCATCCGCGAGTCGGCGGGCGACTTCGAGATCCGTCCGGTCGATCCGGCGGAGCTGACCGCCGCCACCCTCGCGGCCTGCGACGATGCCCTGACGAAGGAGGGCTCGGTCGGCCTGATCGCCGCGGAGGCCCGCATTCCGACGCTGCGCACGGCCCTGGAGGCAGCGGGCACGGTCTGCCTGGCCCCCGGCGAGGAGACCTCGGCGACGGCCCGGCTGACGCTGGTACCCGCCACCCTCGCCAAGGGACTGGAGTACGACTACGTCGTCCTGGAGGAGCCGGCCGCGATCGTCGACGGCGAACCGGACGAACGCACCGGCCTGCGCCGCCTCTACGTCTGCCTGACCCGGCCGGTGTCCGGTCTGACGGTGGTTCATGGCGCGGCGCTGCCGGAAGCACTGACCGGTCCCTGA
- a CDS encoding copper homeostasis protein CutC produces the protein MSKRALLEVIALDPRDAVAAQAGGADRLELVTDMAADGLTPPRAAFAAIRAAVDLPLRVMLRSADGFAAGDVTALCEEAAALRAEGAEEFVLGFLTPDGRPDLDAVAALAEVIDGCRWTFHRAIDRAADRDALRKELSAAAGAAGLDTYLTAGCAQGVGAGVRTLLAEQARTAAGEPGYAPRILVGGGLGLGHLPELRAAGLDAFHIGGAARPAGWAAPVEAAAVRTWREALDQPVAEGV, from the coding sequence ATGAGCAAGCGCGCGCTCCTGGAGGTGATCGCGCTCGACCCGCGGGACGCGGTCGCCGCCCAGGCCGGCGGGGCCGACCGCCTGGAGCTGGTCACGGACATGGCGGCCGACGGGCTCACCCCGCCCCGCGCGGCGTTCGCGGCGATCCGGGCGGCCGTCGACCTCCCGTTGCGGGTGATGCTGCGGTCCGCCGACGGCTTCGCGGCCGGTGACGTGACGGCGCTGTGCGAGGAGGCCGCGGCGCTGCGGGCGGAGGGCGCCGAGGAGTTCGTCCTCGGCTTTCTGACGCCGGACGGGCGGCCGGATCTCGATGCGGTGGCGGCGCTGGCCGAGGTGATCGACGGCTGCCGGTGGACCTTCCACCGGGCCATCGACCGGGCCGCCGACCGGGACGCGCTGCGCAAGGAGCTGTCGGCGGCGGCCGGCGCCGCCGGGCTCGACACCTATCTGACGGCCGGCTGCGCGCAAGGCGTCGGCGCGGGGGTGCGGACACTGCTGGCCGAGCAGGCACGTACGGCAGCGGGCGAGCCCGGGTATGCGCCGCGGATCCTGGTCGGCGGCGGACTCGGGCTCGGCCATCTGCCGGAGCTGCGTGCGGCCGGTCTCGACGCGTTCCACATCGGGGGCGCGGCCCGGCCCGCCGGCTGGGCGGCGCCCGTGGAGGCGGCGGCGGTACGGACGTGGCGGGAGGCGCTGGACCAGCCGGTCGCGGAGGGGGTGTGA